In Edaphobacter paludis, a single window of DNA contains:
- a CDS encoding TonB-dependent receptor: protein MVTGFSTHLFAQSERGEVLGEIVAGATPLMVSGTVEGENGLFLKHFETGSDGRFNITHLLFGNYALKIDATGFTPVVLPFQVRSTLPLRMTVRLDVAPVQESITVSSTANMLDGIQASSAVAIGQDQIAAKLPSQPGRGFLDVIADQPGWIFEANGVLHPRGSEYQTQLVINGVPRTENLSPAFAMPIPANQVDSAQVRTAGIPAEYGRSLGGVIDITTAPGAARGWHGNLAISGGSFATATGDVDVSYGTARQQLAVFAQGYRTDRYLDPPVLENFGNHANAQNSRVDEEITLSQSDTLHLDFSQASLRASVPNEAVQEQAGQRQARDSSQYGGSASWQHTVSPDLLLTAAGSALDTDASLQSNTQSTPIIVNQQRGFRQGWARFDVAGHHGNHNWKVGADSILRHVQERLNYTITDPAYFDPGTQQQLNFQAQHWDSEPAAFLEDNVYFGNWNVAAGLRYDNYSFVVHDDAWSPRVAVSRFFPVAHLTLHASYDRVFQFPAVENLLLASSSALDSVSSFVKRLPVEPSRAHYFEVGFSNTVADKLTITANIFLRDVQNYADDDTLLNTGVSFPITTRSARIHGEEITLSVPDSHHLTAQLSYSNQNGTAAGPITGGLLLGDEGVGELADTSRFPISQDQRNTLRAQVRWTPLPRLWAGAHAQYNSGLPVELDSDTDQDQLRKAYGDQIVDAVNFDRGRVRPSSSIDLSGGIHLLRRGDRDMQMEFHVDNLGNRVNVINFASLFSGTAVGVPRSYQARLSFAF, encoded by the coding sequence GTGGTAACAGGTTTCAGCACCCACCTCTTCGCGCAGAGCGAACGCGGCGAGGTCCTCGGAGAGATCGTTGCCGGCGCCACCCCCTTGATGGTAAGTGGAACAGTGGAAGGCGAGAACGGACTATTTTTGAAACACTTCGAGACCGGAAGCGATGGCCGCTTCAATATCACCCATCTTCTGTTTGGCAACTACGCACTTAAGATCGACGCGACCGGCTTCACTCCCGTAGTACTACCGTTTCAGGTTCGATCAACATTGCCGTTGCGGATGACAGTTCGTCTGGATGTCGCTCCCGTGCAAGAGAGCATCACTGTTTCGTCCACAGCAAATATGCTGGATGGAATTCAGGCGAGTTCCGCGGTTGCCATCGGACAGGACCAGATTGCCGCCAAACTCCCGTCGCAGCCCGGCAGAGGCTTCCTTGACGTCATTGCGGACCAGCCGGGATGGATCTTTGAAGCCAATGGCGTGCTGCATCCCCGAGGCTCGGAGTATCAGACCCAACTGGTGATCAATGGAGTGCCGAGGACAGAGAACCTTTCGCCCGCCTTCGCCATGCCGATCCCGGCCAACCAGGTGGACTCCGCGCAGGTGCGTACGGCAGGAATTCCCGCGGAGTATGGGCGCAGCCTCGGCGGGGTCATCGACATCACAACCGCGCCGGGAGCGGCGCGGGGATGGCATGGCAATCTTGCGATCTCCGGAGGCAGCTTTGCTACGGCAACCGGCGATGTCGACGTAAGCTATGGCACGGCACGGCAGCAATTGGCGGTCTTCGCCCAGGGCTATCGCACCGACCGTTATCTCGATCCACCTGTGCTCGAAAACTTCGGCAATCACGCGAACGCCCAAAATTCACGGGTCGACGAAGAGATCACACTCTCGCAAAGCGATACGCTTCATCTGGATTTTTCGCAGGCCTCTCTGCGCGCCAGTGTTCCCAACGAAGCGGTGCAGGAGCAAGCCGGTCAGCGGCAGGCGCGCGACAGCAGCCAATATGGCGGCAGCGCTTCCTGGCAGCATACGGTGTCGCCTGACCTGCTGCTGACCGCCGCCGGAAGCGCTCTCGACACCGATGCCAGTTTGCAATCCAATACTCAGTCCACTCCGATCATCGTGAATCAGCAGCGCGGCTTCCGCCAGGGCTGGGCGCGTTTCGATGTCGCCGGACATCACGGCAACCACAATTGGAAAGTCGGCGCGGATTCCATACTCCGCCATGTGCAGGAGCGCCTCAATTACACCATCACCGACCCTGCTTATTTCGATCCGGGAACGCAGCAGCAACTCAATTTTCAGGCGCAGCACTGGGACTCTGAGCCCGCCGCTTTTCTTGAAGACAACGTGTACTTCGGCAACTGGAATGTCGCAGCCGGCCTGCGCTATGACAACTATTCCTTTGTAGTTCACGACGATGCGTGGAGTCCACGGGTTGCCGTCTCTCGCTTCTTCCCTGTGGCCCATCTCACGCTGCATGCTTCTTATGACCGCGTCTTTCAATTTCCGGCCGTCGAGAATCTATTGCTTGCCAGTTCGTCCGCACTCGATTCAGTCAGCAGCTTCGTCAAGCGACTCCCTGTCGAACCCAGTCGCGCCCATTACTTTGAGGTCGGGTTCTCGAATACGGTGGCAGATAAACTCACCATCACGGCAAACATCTTCCTGCGCGACGTTCAAAACTATGCGGATGACGATACGCTCCTCAACACTGGGGTTTCTTTTCCCATTACAACCAGAAGTGCACGCATCCATGGCGAAGAGATCACTCTCAGTGTTCCGGATTCGCACCACTTGACGGCACAGCTGAGCTACTCGAATCAGAACGGCACGGCCGCCGGTCCTATTACAGGCGGCCTTCTGCTCGGCGATGAAGGAGTGGGCGAACTTGCCGATACGTCCCGCTTTCCCATCTCCCAGGACCAGCGCAATACGCTTCGCGCACAGGTCCGCTGGACTCCCCTGCCCCGTCTGTGGGCAGGCGCACACGCGCAATACAACAGCGGGCTTCCAGTGGAGCTTGATTCGGACACCGATCAGGACCAGTTAAGAAAGGCGTACGGCGACCAGATCGTGGATGCCGTCAACTTTGACCGAGGTCGGGTGCGCCCCTCTTCCTCGATCGATCTGTCCGGCGGAATCCATCTGCTGCGCCGCGGAGACCGCGATATGCAGATGGAGTTCCACGTCGATAATCTCGGCAATCGCGTGAATGTGATCAATTTCGCCAGCCTTTTCTCCGGGACAGCAGTAGGTGTACCGCGTAGCTATCAGGCTCGTCTGAGCTTTGCATTCTAG
- the mqnE gene encoding aminofutalosine synthase MqnE, translating into MSLLSADARPQHSFQTDDASLLPIAEKVQRGERLSFDDGVTLYRSGDILAVGWLANLVRERMHGDLAYFNVNRHINPTNVCVASCRLCAFGRKKGEAGTYTMALEEAWETAGSGYSEAITEFHIVGGLHPDLPFEYFMDLVRGLKQRFPKVHIKAFTMVEVAFLAKRGKMTIPETLQRMKDAGVDSMPGGGAEIFADRVRHIICDHKIDGGEWLETAKTAHQMGLRSNATMLYGHVENDEDRVDHLLKLRAVQDETGGFQTFIPLAFHPDHTALAHIPRTTGMLDIKQIAVGRLMLDNFSHIKSYWQMVSPKMAQIALRFGADDIDGTVVEEKIYHDAGATTPQGMRRADLVRLITEAGRVPFERDTLYRAVTRSEDTFTVAV; encoded by the coding sequence ATGAGCCTTCTTTCAGCAGACGCCCGGCCGCAACACTCGTTCCAGACAGACGATGCATCCCTCCTGCCCATTGCGGAGAAGGTGCAGCGCGGCGAGCGTCTCAGCTTCGATGATGGCGTAACGCTCTATCGCAGCGGAGATATCCTGGCCGTGGGCTGGTTGGCCAATCTCGTCCGCGAGCGGATGCACGGCGACCTTGCCTACTTCAACGTCAATCGCCACATCAATCCGACCAATGTTTGTGTCGCCTCCTGCCGCCTTTGTGCCTTCGGACGCAAGAAGGGCGAAGCCGGAACGTACACAATGGCGCTCGAAGAAGCATGGGAGACAGCGGGCTCCGGCTACTCCGAGGCGATCACCGAGTTTCACATCGTTGGCGGTCTGCATCCGGATCTGCCCTTTGAGTACTTCATGGACCTGGTGCGCGGCCTAAAGCAGCGCTTCCCCAAGGTGCATATCAAGGCATTCACCATGGTCGAGGTGGCATTCCTTGCCAAGCGTGGCAAGATGACGATTCCCGAGACACTGCAACGTATGAAAGATGCCGGCGTGGACTCCATGCCGGGCGGCGGTGCGGAGATATTCGCTGACCGCGTTCGCCACATCATCTGCGACCACAAGATCGACGGCGGTGAGTGGCTGGAAACCGCGAAGACGGCTCACCAGATGGGCCTGCGTTCCAACGCGACCATGCTCTACGGCCATGTCGAAAATGACGAAGACCGCGTAGACCACCTGCTGAAGCTGCGCGCAGTGCAGGACGAGACGGGCGGCTTTCAGACCTTTATCCCTCTGGCCTTCCACCCCGACCACACCGCACTGGCACATATTCCGCGCACCACCGGAATGCTCGACATCAAGCAGATCGCCGTCGGTCGCCTCATGCTCGACAATTTCTCCCACATCAAGAGCTATTGGCAGATGGTCTCCCCGAAGATGGCACAGATTGCACTCCGCTTCGGGGCCGACGATATCGACGGCACCGTCGTCGAGGAGAAGATCTACCACGATGCGGGGGCGACGACTCCGCAGGGAATGCGTCGCGCCGACCTGGTTCGACTCATCACAGAAGCGGGTCGTGTGCCCTTCGAGCGTGACACCCTTTATCGGGCGGTGACGCGAAGCGAAGACACGTTCACCGTTGCGGTTTGA
- a CDS encoding beta-galactosidase: protein MILPTRKLLPLAFVSLFIFFALRSPAQAQQQPEAQPPIYLGTAWYPEQWPESRWDADLTLMQQAGIRFVRITEFAWSSIEPTEGVYKFDWVDHAIADAAKHHIYVVLGTPTAAPPAWLTQKYPETLRIKEDGRRDEHGNREQFNWANPKYRELCRGIAEKMAERYGHNPNVIGWQIDNEYAAESYGPDVQKQFQDWLKAHYKTLDNLNERWTTAYWSETYTDWSQIPIEEKAGNPGLLLSWKRFVSDTYRSYQKNQLDVIRANSDRRQFITTNMMGWFDGYDHYTVSQDLDLASWDDYVGRGHLDPYRNGAAHDLTRGFLRKNFWVMETQPGFVNWAPVNTVLDKGEVRAMAWHDVGHGADAVSYWQWRSDLNGQEELHGTLIGADGTPVPVYSEVAQIGKEFAKAGSALAGTSVHSQVAILHSYDSRWAINWQRHNQAFDPVTQIVSYYKPLREVAQSIDIVPPTTPLDGYKLVVAPGLEVISEAEAENLIAYVKNGGHLVLGQRTGMKNEDNGLWPEREPGPLAELLGGRVDQFYAIDDKPEDTVPVTGIWGDTTSKIWAEQLSTSAPDTKVLMRYGRSNGWLDGQPAVITRKVGKGQITYIGAWMDDATMLRAAKWMAETSGVTAALGPVPMGVDVYPREGEGKKVFILVNFNKAPQTVTLPSAMRSVLDDKEVRTVSLPHYGVAVLQAK, encoded by the coding sequence ATGATACTGCCGACCCGCAAACTTCTTCCGCTCGCCTTTGTAAGCCTTTTCATTTTTTTTGCATTGCGCTCGCCCGCGCAGGCACAACAGCAACCTGAGGCACAGCCGCCTATCTATCTTGGCACCGCGTGGTATCCCGAGCAGTGGCCCGAGTCGCGCTGGGATGCTGATCTTACCCTGATGCAGCAGGCCGGAATTCGCTTCGTTCGCATCACGGAGTTTGCTTGGTCATCAATCGAGCCGACCGAGGGCGTATATAAATTTGACTGGGTGGACCATGCTATCGCCGATGCAGCGAAGCATCACATCTACGTTGTTCTGGGAACGCCGACGGCTGCTCCTCCAGCGTGGCTGACGCAGAAGTATCCGGAGACGCTGCGCATCAAGGAAGATGGCCGCCGCGATGAGCATGGAAATCGCGAGCAGTTCAACTGGGCTAATCCGAAGTACCGTGAGCTTTGCCGTGGCATTGCGGAGAAGATGGCCGAGCGCTATGGGCATAACCCCAATGTGATTGGCTGGCAGATCGACAATGAATACGCTGCCGAATCGTACGGGCCGGACGTGCAGAAGCAGTTTCAGGACTGGCTGAAGGCACACTATAAGACGCTCGATAATCTGAATGAACGCTGGACGACGGCCTACTGGAGCGAGACATACACGGACTGGTCGCAGATTCCAATTGAAGAGAAGGCTGGCAATCCGGGGCTGCTGCTGAGCTGGAAGCGGTTCGTCTCGGATACCTACCGGAGCTACCAGAAGAACCAGCTCGATGTGATTCGCGCCAACAGCGACCGGCGGCAGTTCATCACAACGAACATGATGGGGTGGTTCGACGGCTACGATCACTACACCGTTTCTCAGGACCTTGACCTTGCTTCGTGGGACGACTATGTTGGCCGCGGCCATCTCGATCCGTACCGCAATGGAGCGGCGCATGACCTGACGCGGGGATTTCTGCGAAAGAACTTCTGGGTGATGGAGACGCAGCCGGGATTTGTTAATTGGGCTCCGGTAAATACGGTGCTCGATAAAGGCGAAGTGCGGGCGATGGCATGGCACGATGTCGGCCATGGCGCGGATGCGGTGAGCTACTGGCAGTGGCGCTCCGACCTGAATGGGCAGGAAGAGCTGCATGGCACGCTTATCGGAGCCGATGGAACGCCGGTTCCCGTCTACTCCGAAGTTGCACAGATTGGGAAAGAGTTTGCCAAAGCTGGTTCGGCCCTGGCGGGAACGAGCGTCCACTCACAGGTCGCGATTCTGCACTCGTACGACAGCCGGTGGGCCATTAACTGGCAACGGCACAACCAGGCTTTCGATCCCGTGACGCAGATTGTGAGCTACTACAAGCCGCTGCGGGAAGTCGCTCAGTCAATCGATATTGTGCCTCCAACCACACCGCTCGACGGCTACAAGCTCGTGGTTGCGCCGGGCCTTGAGGTGATATCGGAGGCCGAGGCCGAAAACCTCATCGCCTACGTGAAGAATGGCGGACACCTTGTCCTGGGACAGCGCACTGGGATGAAGAACGAAGACAATGGGCTGTGGCCGGAACGCGAACCTGGTCCGCTGGCCGAACTGCTCGGAGGAAGGGTCGATCAGTTCTATGCCATCGACGACAAGCCCGAGGATACGGTTCCCGTTACCGGAATATGGGGCGATACCACTTCGAAGATCTGGGCGGAGCAGCTTAGCACCTCAGCCCCGGATACGAAGGTGCTGATGCGCTATGGCAGGAGCAATGGCTGGCTGGATGGGCAGCCCGCTGTGATTACCCGCAAGGTTGGTAAAGGGCAGATCACTTACATTGGCGCATGGATGGATGATGCAACTATGTTGAGAGCTGCCAAGTGGATGGCCGAAACCAGCGGTGTGACCGCGGCGTTAGGGCCGGTGCCCATGGGCGTCGATGTCTATCCGCGCGAGGGAGAGGGCAAAAAGGTCTTCATCCTCGTCAACTTCAATAAAGCACCACAGACCGTCACCTTGCCATCGGCGATGCGAAGCGTTCTCGATGACAAGGAAGTCCGCACCGTATCGCTCCCCCACTACGGAGTGGCAGTCCTGCAGGCAAAGTAA
- the murA gene encoding UDP-N-acetylglucosamine 1-carboxyvinyltransferase, producing MDKFVVRGGNPLLGTIKVSGAKNSALPCMAAAILTEDEVILENIPQVRDIETERKLLASMGAEVELGYGRAQHRTHIRCAVLSDPVAKYEIVKTMRASSLVLGPLIARTGVARVAMPGGCAIGGRPIDLHIKGLEAMGATITQEHGYLEARTDRLKGAHIVFDKITVTGTEDLLMAATLAEGESLFENCACEPEVTDLAALLVAMGAKIEGAGTSTIRVHGVTKLHGARHRINPDRIEAGTFLVAGAITGGDLNVDCCEPAHLSALINKLEQCGVRIDVGTDHIRVRSGGDLKAADISTEEYPGFPTDMQAQYMALATQAEGTTVVTENIFENRFMHVQELNRMGANITVQGRTATVRGKTPLQSAAVMCSDLRASASLVLAALVADGETILDRVYHMDRGYERLEEKLRGVGAQIRRMGDVFGKR from the coding sequence ATGGACAAGTTTGTTGTACGCGGCGGAAATCCGCTTCTCGGCACGATCAAAGTTTCCGGAGCCAAGAACTCCGCACTTCCCTGCATGGCCGCCGCCATTCTTACCGAGGATGAGGTCATCCTCGAAAACATCCCGCAGGTCCGCGACATTGAGACCGAGCGCAAGCTGCTGGCCAGCATGGGCGCTGAGGTCGAACTGGGTTACGGGCGCGCCCAACACCGCACACATATTCGCTGCGCTGTGCTTTCGGACCCGGTCGCGAAGTATGAGATCGTCAAGACCATGCGTGCAAGTTCGCTTGTGCTTGGCCCACTCATCGCACGCACTGGAGTCGCCCGAGTTGCCATGCCGGGAGGCTGCGCCATCGGTGGCCGTCCTATCGACTTGCATATCAAAGGTCTTGAGGCGATGGGCGCAACGATCACCCAGGAACATGGTTATCTCGAAGCCCGCACCGACAGGCTGAAGGGTGCACATATTGTCTTCGACAAGATCACTGTTACCGGTACGGAAGACCTGCTGATGGCTGCCACGCTCGCCGAGGGAGAGAGCCTCTTCGAGAACTGTGCCTGTGAACCCGAAGTTACTGATCTGGCGGCGCTTCTAGTTGCGATGGGAGCAAAGATCGAAGGAGCGGGAACATCCACGATCCGCGTGCACGGCGTCACTAAACTTCATGGGGCGCGGCATCGCATCAACCCTGACCGGATCGAAGCCGGGACCTTTCTTGTTGCCGGAGCAATTACCGGCGGCGACCTGAATGTCGATTGCTGCGAGCCTGCTCATCTGAGCGCCTTGATTAATAAGCTGGAGCAGTGCGGTGTTCGGATCGATGTGGGCACCGATCATATTCGCGTTCGCAGCGGCGGCGATCTGAAGGCGGCGGATATTTCGACAGAAGAGTATCCAGGATTCCCTACAGACATGCAGGCGCAGTATATGGCGCTGGCAACGCAGGCTGAGGGTACGACCGTGGTTACGGAGAACATCTTCGAGAACCGCTTCATGCATGTGCAGGAGTTGAACCGCATGGGCGCGAACATCACCGTACAGGGGCGGACAGCCACGGTACGGGGCAAGACGCCGCTGCAGTCGGCTGCCGTGATGTGCTCGGACCTGAGGGCCTCGGCTTCGCTGGTGCTGGCGGCGCTGGTAGCAGACGGAGAGACGATTCTGGACCGGGTTTACCACATGGACCGGGGCTACGAACGACTGGAGGAGAAGCTGCGCGGAGTTGGAGCGCAGATCCGCCGCATGGGGGATGTCTTCGGTAAGAGATGA
- the rpsO gene encoding 30S ribosomal protein S15, which yields MLASAKKTDIIAKFRTHDSDTGSPEVQIAILSERIGELTEHFKTHKKDHGSRRGLLMLVSKRRGLLDYLKKCDADRYREVIDKLGIRK from the coding sequence GTGCTGGCATCTGCTAAAAAGACAGACATTATTGCGAAGTTCCGTACACACGACTCAGATACCGGGAGTCCCGAAGTTCAGATCGCGATTTTAAGTGAGCGCATCGGCGAGTTGACGGAGCATTTCAAGACCCACAAGAAGGACCACGGATCGCGCCGCGGGCTTCTCATGCTCGTGAGCAAGCGCCGCGGTTTGCTTGATTACCTGAAGAAGTGCGATGCCGACCGCTATCGCGAGGTAATCGATAAGTTGGGAATCCGCAAGTAG
- a CDS encoding DUF4142 domain-containing protein yields the protein MKISCQMNNRLIRASLALFAGAAFLSSASAIAQMPPGGAQQSSPSQQTTPMPQPGAQPGASPMDQPSSNQDPNGPAMMMDKAFVRKALEGGMAEVQMGQLAAQKSNNPDVKQFGQKMVDDHTKLGDEMKQVAQQMNIKPPDSLSSKDKSTVAKLSALNGDAFDKAYIQNMVKDHKQDEKEFKQEAINTSNPALKEVVSQGEQVIGQHLHMIEQIAQKNKVSSK from the coding sequence ATGAAAATTAGTTGTCAGATGAATAACCGCCTCATACGCGCCAGTCTCGCGCTGTTTGCAGGTGCGGCGTTTCTCAGCAGCGCCTCAGCGATCGCACAGATGCCTCCCGGCGGCGCGCAACAATCCTCTCCAAGCCAGCAGACGACTCCGATGCCGCAACCCGGAGCGCAACCGGGAGCGTCTCCCATGGACCAGCCCTCCAGCAACCAGGACCCGAATGGTCCAGCCATGATGATGGACAAGGCATTCGTCCGCAAGGCACTGGAAGGCGGCATGGCTGAAGTTCAGATGGGGCAACTCGCCGCGCAAAAGAGCAACAATCCCGATGTAAAGCAATTTGGACAGAAGATGGTCGATGACCATACGAAGCTTGGTGACGAGATGAAACAGGTGGCGCAGCAGATGAACATCAAACCGCCTGACTCGTTGTCGTCCAAAGATAAATCGACCGTCGCCAAGCTCAGTGCGCTGAATGGCGATGCGTTCGACAAGGCCTACATCCAGAACATGGTGAAAGACCATAAACAGGATGAAAAGGAATTCAAACAGGAGGCGATAAACACCTCCAACCCTGCGCTGAAAGAGGTTGTTTCGCAGGGTGAGCAAGTCATCGGCCAGCACCTGCACATGATCGAGCAGATCGCCCAGAAGAATAAGGTGTCATCAAAATAA
- a CDS encoding MFS transporter: MSDTTSSITDASRTRAGAFRALGPVFFYFFVAGVATVMLGPLLPALIARWDIKDAQAGTLFMATFAGQLCGAWFATRNLRASMLYGACMSAVGCALMAWTDFSAAHIALFCVGLGLGAGLTAGNVISGIAIPSARTRLIALLNVAWGAGAISCSLLVRACGPNRVRLFFFVLSGCLALAAAFAIVLPHDVKVVPPATESPAEAKIKRQMPLPLLPLLMFSAAMLLYVGIENALGGWLPSYGVRTSQALLASSIALYFWVAEMTGRMLLAALTSLFGEASLYRCSVVLLILTEGALIVAKHLSAGGVVTLTVLSGLALAPIYPLILSFFLARTGNHPRLGRVFAAASIGGATLPWLTGVVSTQFHGLRAGLAVPATGAVLLLLLSTSITNRPIDTTTCEARSSAEATG, translated from the coding sequence TTGTCAGACACTACCTCATCTATAACAGACGCTTCGAGAACACGGGCAGGTGCCTTCCGCGCATTGGGGCCGGTATTTTTCTACTTCTTCGTAGCCGGCGTTGCGACGGTGATGCTGGGGCCTCTGCTCCCTGCCCTGATTGCGCGATGGGATATTAAGGACGCCCAGGCCGGCACATTGTTTATGGCGACCTTCGCAGGCCAGCTTTGTGGAGCGTGGTTTGCCACGCGCAATCTGCGGGCCAGCATGCTGTACGGTGCGTGCATGAGCGCGGTGGGGTGCGCCTTAATGGCGTGGACCGATTTCAGCGCCGCCCATATAGCATTGTTCTGCGTCGGGCTGGGACTCGGCGCAGGACTGACCGCTGGAAATGTAATCTCGGGCATCGCCATCCCTTCAGCACGGACACGCCTGATTGCGCTGCTGAATGTCGCGTGGGGAGCGGGAGCAATCAGTTGTTCGCTGCTGGTGAGAGCATGCGGTCCGAACAGAGTGAGACTCTTCTTTTTTGTGCTCTCCGGATGTCTTGCTCTTGCGGCTGCCTTTGCGATCGTTCTGCCTCACGATGTAAAGGTGGTGCCCCCTGCAACAGAGTCGCCGGCGGAAGCGAAGATAAAGAGGCAGATGCCGTTGCCGCTGCTCCCGCTCCTGATGTTTTCTGCCGCAATGCTCCTATATGTAGGAATCGAAAATGCGTTAGGAGGCTGGCTGCCAAGCTACGGCGTGCGCACGAGCCAGGCGCTGCTGGCCTCGTCAATCGCGCTCTATTTCTGGGTGGCGGAGATGACGGGACGGATGCTATTGGCTGCGCTGACGAGCCTGTTTGGCGAAGCGTCGCTCTACCGATGCAGCGTCGTGCTGCTCATCCTGACGGAGGGCGCGCTGATCGTCGCGAAACACCTTAGTGCTGGCGGAGTCGTGACACTCACGGTTCTGAGCGGACTTGCGCTTGCTCCAATCTACCCCCTGATTCTTTCGTTCTTTCTTGCACGGACGGGAAACCATCCGCGGCTTGGCCGGGTCTTTGCCGCAGCTTCAATTGGAGGAGCGACGCTGCCGTGGCTGACCGGTGTGGTCTCTACACAATTCCATGGACTGCGCGCCGGGCTTGCCGTCCCGGCTACAGGTGCGGTCCTGCTATTGCTACTCTCTACCAGCATTACAAACAGACCAATAGATACAACGACGTGCGAAGCCCGCTCCTCTGCAGAGGCAACCGGATAA
- a CDS encoding LacI family DNA-binding transcriptional regulator gives MTGKKKISEAGKPVTLKILAEYLDLSPATVSIVLNDSPVAKSISAATKERVHAAAKKFEYRPNLHARMLRTRVTNTVGVIVPEVSEGYFTGVMLGVEQYLLQEGFLYFTVSHLGRPDLIEEYPQLLMNRAVDGFLMVNTELRHKVPLPVVGISSHSKTPGLTNVVLDHNRAAKMALRHLYDLGHRRIAFMKGSKYVSDTAARWEAICSIAQEIGITIRPELCIHLEKNSWSPELGYPPVRELLARTRDFTAIFCFNDTAAIGAIRAIEDVGLSCPRDISVIGFDDIIVAEYYNPRLTTIRQPLHKMGWTAAQLLVNRIQSPDEPYPDAVWFEPELVVRESTAGIREDRPAKAHKSKH, from the coding sequence ATGACAGGAAAGAAGAAAATATCCGAGGCCGGCAAGCCGGTAACGCTGAAGATCCTTGCCGAGTATCTGGACCTCTCTCCGGCGACGGTCTCCATCGTGCTGAACGATTCCCCGGTGGCAAAATCGATCTCCGCCGCGACCAAGGAACGCGTCCATGCGGCGGCGAAGAAGTTCGAGTACCGTCCTAATCTCCATGCACGCATGTTGCGGACGCGGGTCACCAATACCGTTGGCGTGATTGTGCCGGAGGTTAGCGAAGGGTACTTCACCGGTGTCATGCTCGGCGTCGAACAATACTTGCTGCAAGAGGGCTTCCTCTACTTCACCGTCAGCCATCTGGGACGGCCCGACCTGATCGAGGAGTATCCGCAACTACTGATGAATCGCGCTGTCGATGGCTTTCTGATGGTGAACACGGAACTCCGGCATAAGGTGCCGCTACCGGTGGTGGGCATCTCGTCGCACAGCAAGACGCCCGGCTTGACCAACGTTGTGCTCGACCATAACCGCGCGGCGAAGATGGCGTTGCGCCATCTATACGATCTGGGGCACCGCCGCATCGCCTTCATGAAGGGGTCGAAGTACGTCAGCGATACGGCGGCGCGCTGGGAGGCGATTTGCAGCATCGCGCAGGAAATCGGCATTACCATCCGCCCGGAGCTATGCATTCACCTTGAAAAGAATTCGTGGTCGCCTGAGCTGGGTTATCCGCCGGTGCGCGAGCTGCTCGCCCGCACACGAGACTTTACCGCCATCTTCTGCTTCAACGATACGGCGGCAATTGGAGCTATTCGCGCTATCGAGGATGTGGGGCTGAGTTGCCCGCGTGATATCTCCGTCATTGGCTTCGACGATATTATCGTCGCCGAATACTACAATCCCCGGCTGACTACGATCCGCCAGCCGCTTCACAAGATGGGCTGGACAGCGGCTCAACTGCTGGTCAATCGAATTCAGTCGCCGGACGAACCCTATCCTGATGCCGTATGGTTCGAGCCTGAACTGGTAGTGCGGGAATCCACGGCCGGAATTCGCGAAGATCGTCCTGCGAAGGCGCATAAATCCAAACATTAG